The genome window GGAGAGCGCCTGCATCACCGAGACCCGGCGGCCCGGGGTCTGCACGCCCGGCAGAGCCACTTGGCCGATGACGTTGACGACGTTGCCGAGCGCCTGGCGCACCGCCACCGTCACCACCGCCTCGGGAATGTAGGGCTTGAGGCGCTCCTTGATCGCGGTCTGGGTCTGTTCGGTGGTCAGCCCCTGCACCTTGAGGGTCCCGGCGAGGGGAAAGGTGAGGCTGCCGTCGGGCATCACCAGGGTTTCGAGGTTCATCCCCTCTTCCTTCCAGACGTCGATCTGCAGGACGTCGCCGGGATTGAGGGTGTAATCGGGTTCGACCGCCGACGCCGCGGTGGAGCACAACGCCACCACCAGGGACGCAGCAAGAGACGCGAAAGTCTTCATGGGAACCCCCGTGAATCCGAGCAAGAATCAGGACGCCGCCGCAACGGCCATGCAAC of uncultured Alphaproteobacteria bacterium contains these proteins:
- a CDS encoding Polysaccharide export protein, producing MKTFASLAASLVVALCSTAASAVEPDYTLNPGDVLQIDVWKEEGMNLETLVMPDGSLTFPLAGTLKVQGLTTEQTQTAIKERLKPYIPEAVVTVAVRQALGNVVNVIGQVALPGVQTPGRRVSVMQALSAAGGLTPYASESRIIILRRTGDKQVAIPFPYDEVIRGRELDKDIILQTGDVVVVPTASLF